A portion of the Stigmatopora argus isolate UIUO_Sarg chromosome 15, RoL_Sarg_1.0, whole genome shotgun sequence genome contains these proteins:
- the tc2n gene encoding tandem C2 domains nuclear protein — MECLKNCCKRLIKKRGAEPDETDGIAMQINPGGSKSSSIDGSHTDYFLSKLPQDGKEVPFILPTTKTSYVQPAASDSHDLLYQMPGVGERPDGSKLHNSNKKNYDSLSSTVSTSSSFQSSTESSCESGEDLGSLCVRLSYQEKEEQVWITLVQCSQLNLPVNAAQKPRIQIRGIITLPKAIHFKTTIKEYSQDTHFMETFVFALSLQTLHRSALLLKLQTHGARKRTAAECVLSLRGLQTRETEQWLRLGPPGAAARKGCELRLATCFQPVYRRIQVRALAAQNLQTSSLSLAQEYAVTVELHGDGIPVAREKTLALKAVEGQCQWNAVFYLELGALHPSSCRLSIQLFVRTSLKKKRCVGQVQLGLAVPNPEAVEQWKDTIEHPEKVVTAWHAVT, encoded by the exons ATGGAGTGCCTTAAAAACTGTTGCAAAAGGCTGATTAAAAAGCGAGGGGCGGAGCCTGATGAGACGGATG GCATTGCCATGCAGATCAACCCGGGCGGATCAAAATCGTCCTCGATAGACGGAAGCCACACAGACTACTTCCTGTCCAAGCTACCTCAGGACGGCAAGGAGGTCCCGTTTATCCTTCCCACCACGAAGACGTCGTACGTACAGCCCGCAGCGTCCGATTCTCATGACCTCCTGTACCAGATGCCCG gTGTTGGTGAGCGACCAGATGGGTCAAAGTTGCACAATTCAAACAAAAAG AACTACGATTCGTTGTCGAGTACAGTGAGCACTTCGTCCTCTTTTCAAAGCAGCACAG AGTCTTCCTGCGAGTCCGGGGAGGATCTGGGGAGCTTGTGTGTCCGTCTGAGCTACCAGGAGAAGGAGGAGCAGGTGTGGATCACCTTGGTACAG tgctCACAACTGAACCTGCCGGTGAACGCAGCGCAAAAGCCACGGATCCAGATTAGAGGCATCATCACGCTCCCAAAAGCGATCCACTTCAAGACTACCATCAAAGAATATTCTCAG GATACGCACTTCATGGAGACCTTTGTGTTCGCGCTGAGCCTGCAGACCCTCCACCGCAGCGCCCTGCTGCTTAAGCTGCAGACGCACGGGGCCAGGAAGCGCACGGCGGCCGAGTGCGTCCTGTCGCTGCGGGGTCTCCAAACGCGGGAGACCGAGCAGTGGCTCCGCCTTGGCCCACCGGGCGCCGCCGCG AGGAAAGGATGCGAGCTACGTCTGGCAACCTGCTTCCAGCCCGTCTACAGGCGCATTCAGGTCCGAGCCCTCGCCGCGCAAAACCTGCAAACGAGTTCTTTGTCGCTCGCTCAAG AGTACGCGGTGACGGTGGAGTTGCATGGAGACGGGATCCCGGTCGCGAGAGAGAAGACACTGGCGCTCAAAGCCGTCGAGGGTCAGTGTCAATGGAACGCCGTGTTCTACTTGGAACTCGGCGCCTTACACCCAAGCTCGTGCCGGCTGTCAATTCAACTTTTCGTTCGCACCTCGCTGAAGAAGAAGCGATGCGTCGGACAG GtccagctgggattggctgtaCCCAATCCGGAAGCGGTGGAACAGTGGAAGGACACGATTGAGCATCCCGAGAAAGTAGTGACGGCGTGGCATGCCGTGACATAA